In Mytilus edulis chromosome 6, xbMytEdul2.2, whole genome shotgun sequence, the following proteins share a genomic window:
- the LOC139526376 gene encoding protein lin-41-like, with protein MSMASVHHICHLCEEEYVSNVAVVWCADCENFLCKDCDKHHSRIKASKDHQTIAIDDYEKLPSFIVDIKNRCVKHDQKYDFYCKFHGDPCCVMCIKDNHNGCRDLDPLVEVLRDIKTSAKVSNLDKEFDILLENFDTVVKYLNSRMVTLQENKTESLKEIRNLRASINKHLDEIEQKILDDISVEFNKIKQKSNHISNEIGTKKVVIQNLQNDLAKMTMYATDLQIYVGLQYLEKSTLEEVGYLNELQGKGQLEEIRFESKLSSDLKCLTSNIRKFGTAVVHSSPCTLQLKSSGEYQVNLSVSHLLTIDSINPKLKTTLRVPKLFKDMKIFSCLVLSDCRNLLLDTVSKSLLLFSKEGEYIEKVISFNDKPNDFCYIKGNLIAVTFFRDRKLLLVDLLQKQIRKTIRVTGLCFGIDSDGKTLVVSLTKRNIIVTLDLEGNILSEIGVPGECTIRTALHKNNIVCSDWKGNHIYCYTSKGILLWKYKHEGICKPFGITIDTNGFIYIACRGNDKIVVLSEDGKTSRTILSKENGIDKPCAINVNKTLSTLLVTNSSNGDAFVFKI; from the coding sequence ATGAGTATGGCGTCTGTTCACCATATTTGTCATCTTTGTGAAGAGGAATATGTGTCCAATGTTGCAGTTGTTTGGTGTGCCGATTGTGAGAATTTTCTTTGCAAAGACTGTGATAAACATCATAGCAGAATTAAAGCCTCAAAAGATCATCAAACCATAGCAATTGATGATTACGAAAAACTGCCTTCGTttattgttgatataaaaaatCGTTGTGTAAAGCACGATCAAAAGTATGATTTCTATTGCAAGTTCCATGGTGACCCGTGCTGTGTTATGTGCATTAAAGACAACCATAACGGTTGTAGAGATTTAGATCCATTGGTTGAAGTGTTACGGGATATAAAAACTTCCGCTAAAGTTTCAAATTTGGACAAGGAGTTTGATATTTTACTTGAAAACTTTGATACGGTAGTTAAATACTTAAACTCTAGAATGGTCACTCTTCAGGAAAATAAAACAGAATCCCTTAAGGAAATACGAAATCTGCGTGCATCAATAAATAAGCATCTAGATGAAATAGAACAGAAAATATTGGATGATATATCCGTGGAAttcaataagataaaacaaaaatctaaccaTATTTCCAATGAAATTGGTACCAAAAAAGTAGTAATTCAAAATTTGCAAAATGACCTTGCGAAAATGACGATGTATGCTACAGACCTTCAAATTTACGTAGGTTTGCAGTATTTGGAGAAATCTACATTAGAAGAAGTTGGATATCTCAACGAATTGCAAGGAAAAGGTCAATTGGAAGAAATTCGCTTTGAGTCGAAATTATCTTCCGATTTGAAATGTTTAACTAGTAATATAAGGAAATTTGGGACTGCAGTAGTACACTCGTCGCCTTGTACTTTGCAACTAAAATCTTCAGGCGAATATCAAGTAAATCTGTCTGTTTCACATTTACTAACAATTGATAGTATTAATCCGAAACTGAAAACAACATTGCGAGTTCCAAAACTgtttaaagatatgaaaatatttagttGTCTGGTTTTATCTGATTGTAGAAATCTTCTTCTAGACACAGTCAGTAAAAGTTTGCTTTTGTTTTCAAAGGAAGGGGAATACATTGAAAAGGTTATAAGTTTCAATGACAAACCAAATGACTTTTGTTACATTAAAGGCAATTTGATAGCCGTGACATTTTTCAGGGATCGCAAACTTTTACTGGTTGACCTATTACagaaacaaataagaaaaactaTTCGAGTAACCGGTTTATGTTTTGGCATCGACAGCGACGGGAAAACGTTAGTCGTGAGTTTAACAAAAAGAAACATAATTGTAACGCTGGATCTCGAGGGTAATATTTTATCAGAGATAGGAGTACCAGGAGAATGTACTATTCGTACAGCACTGCATAAAAACAATATCGTCTGTTCAGATTGGAAAGGTAATCACATATATTGCTACACCAGTAAGGGGATATTATTATGGAAATACAAGCACGAAGGCATTTGCAAACCATTTGGGATAACGATTGATACAAATGGATTCATCTACATTGCATGCAGAGGAAATGACAAGATAGTAGTTTTATCAGAAGATGGAAAAACGAGTAGAACAATTCTGTCGAAAGAGAATGGGATTGATAAGCCATGTGctataaatgtaaacaaaacattatCTACACTTCTTGTTACAAATTCTTCAAATGGTGACGCATTTGtattcaaaatttag
- the LOC139526375 gene encoding E3 ubiquitin-protein ligase TRIM71-like produces the protein MASVNHMCHLCEEGDVSNVAVVWCADCETFLCKNCERHHRRIKASKGHQTISLDEYMKLPSFIVDIKSRCEKHDEKYDFYCRFHGNPCCVKCIKDNHKDCRDFDPFVEVLRDIKTSAKVSNLEKKFNILLENFETTVKYLKSRITTIQENKPESLNEIRNLRASINKHLDEIEKKLVDDLSAEYDKIRIRYDHLTSEMENKKKSIQRLQNDFSKITLYAADLQIYVGLQYLEKLASEEVGYLTELQRKGQLDEIRLESKFFSDLKCLINNVKTFGNTVVHSSPCTLQLKTSGEYQVHLSVPPRLTIDGIKPRLKTTLKIPQKYIEGCQILPDGRILILNSVSKSLILFSQDGEYSETLIVFEDEPSDICYIKDNLIAVTSFDKHNILLIDLIKKNITKTIIVTNTCYGIDSNGESLVVNMDSSPMKLIILDLDGNTLSDISVPGDYTVHTALYKNNILCTDLKRNFVSCYTNNGVLLWTYTHEDICEPSGITVDKHGFIYVACKGNDKIVVLSEDGKTSKTILSKVDGIVNPLAINIDKTSSSLLVTNVSNGQAYLFDI, from the coding sequence ATGGCGTCTGTTAATCATATGTGTCATCTTTGTGAAGAGGGAGATGTTTCCAATGTTGCAGTTGTTTGGTGTGCAGATTGTGAGACTTTTCTTTGTAAAAACTGTGAAAGGCATCATAGAAGAATTAAAGCTTCAAAGGGGCATCAAACAATATCCCTGGATGAGTACATGAAACTGCCTTCGTTCATTGTTGATATAAAAAGTCGTTGTGAAAAGCATGATGAAAAGTATGACTTTTATTGTAGATTCCATGGCAACCCATGCTGTGTTAAGTGCATAAAAGACAACCATAAAGATTGCAGGGATTTCGACCCATTTGTTGAAGTTTTACGGGATATCAAAACTTCCGCTAAagtttcaaatttagaaaaaaagtttaatattttacttgaaaattttgaaacaacAGTAAAATACTTAAAGTCTAGAATAACAACCATTCAAGAGAACAAACCTGAGTCCTTAAATGAAATCAGAAATCTACGTGCctcaataaataaacatttagatGAAATAGAAAAGAAATTAGTGGATGATTTATCTGCAGAATATGATAAGATAAGAATAAGATATGACCATCTTACTAGTGAAATGGAAAATAAGAAGAAATCGATTCAACGCTTGCaaaatgatttttcaaaaataaccCTGTATGCAGCAGATCTGCAGATTTACGTAGGTTTGCAATATTTGGAAAAGTTGGCATCAGAAGAAGTTGGATATCTCACCGAATTGCAAAGAAAGGGCCAATTGGACGAGATCCGCTTGGAGTCGAAATTTTTCTctgatttaaaatgtttaatcaatAATGTTAAGACGTTTGGCAATACAGTAGTACATTCGTCACCGTGTACTTTGCAGCTTAAAACTTCTGGCGAATATCAAGTACATTTGTCAGTTCCACCTAGATTAACGATTGATGGTATCAAACCGAGACTGAAAACAACACTGAAAATACCCCAAAAATATATCGAAGGTTGTCAGATTTTACCTGATGGTCGTATTCTTATTCTTAATTCAGTCAGTAAaagtttgattttgttttcacAAGACGGGGAATACAGTGAAACCCTTATAGTTTTCGAAGACGAACCAAGTGACATTTGTTATATCAAAGACAATTTAATAGCCGTGACCTCTTTTGATAAACACAACATCTTGCTCATTGACCTAATcaagaaaaacattacaaagacTATTATAGTAACAAATACATGTTATGGCATTGACAGCAATGGCGAATCATTGGTAGTTAACATGGACAGTAGTCCAATGAAACTTATAATACTGGATCTGGACGGTAATACCTTATCAGACATCAGTGTACCGGGAGATTATACAGTTCACACAGCACTGTATAAAAACAATATCCTGTGTACAGATTTGAAACGTAACTTCGTATCTTGTTACACCAATAATGGAGTTTTATTGTGGACATACACACACGAAGACATTTGCGAACCATCTGGAATAACAGTTGACAAACATGGCTTCATATATGTCGCATGCAAAGGAAATGACAAGATAGTAGTTTTATCAGAAGATGGAAAAACGAGTAAAACTATATTGTCCAAGGTAGATGGAATTGTTAATCCACTTGCTATAAACATAGATAAAACATCGTCTTCGCTTCTTGTTACAAATGTCTCTAATGGTCAAGCCTACTTATTCGATATTTAG